A stretch of Lathyrus oleraceus cultivar Zhongwan6 chromosome 6, CAAS_Psat_ZW6_1.0, whole genome shotgun sequence DNA encodes these proteins:
- the LOC127091536 gene encoding MDIS1-interacting receptor like kinase 2 isoform X2 — MSCLLLFSYVFVVMVTLPHAAAQNDDSQVDALLKWKASLDNQSKALLSSWIGNNPCGWEGIRCDNNSKFIYKINLNNMGLRGRIPKELGNLLSLVQLSISNNRLLGQVPVQIASLQKLYNLDLSSNNLSGSIPKQVGKLSMLLHLKLGKNKFEGNIPSEIGELKYIEDLDLSGNVLNGTIPTMLGQLNSLETLNLSHNNLSGVIPFSYGDMLALTIVDISYNQLEGPIPSILAFQKAPIEALRNNKGLCGNVSGLMSCSTSTGKFHSYKTKKVLVLVLSITLGTMLSALFVYGIKISCRCCRASRTIECKPTEESHDQNLFAIWSFDGKMVYENIIEATEEFDNKHLIGVGGHGSVYRAELLTGQVVAVKKLHSLQNGEISNLKAFASEIKALTEIRHRNIVKLYGYCSHPLHSFLVYEFLENGSVDKILKDDEQATRFDWNRRVNVIKDVANALCYMHYDCSPPIVHRDISSKNVILDLEYVAHVSDFGTAKFLNPDSSNWTSFVGTFGYAAPELAYTMEVSEKCDVYSFGVLILEIVFGKHPGDFVSTMGQSSDLGVETEDLSLIDKVDKRLPHPRNDTGKDLVSIIRIACLCLTESPRYRPTMEHVCKEIVMSKSSSMG; from the exons ATGTCATGTCTTCTTTTGTTCTCTTATGTGTTTGTTGTAATGGTCACATTACCTCATGCTGCAGCACAAAACGATGACAGCCAAGTAGATGCTCTGTTGAAGTGGAAAGCAAGCCTTGACAACCAAAGCAAGGCGTTGCTCTCTTCATGGATTGGAAATAATCCTTGTGGTTGGGAGGGAATCAGATGTGATAATAACTCTAAATTCATCTACAAGATAAATCTCAACAATATGGGATTAAGAG GAAGAATTCCAAAGGAGCTAGGCAACTTACTTTCATTGGTCCAACTCTCAATAAGTAACAATCGTCTTTTAGGACAAGTTCCTGTACAAATTGCTTCATTGCAGAAATTGTATAACTTGGATCTTTCATCAAACAATTTAAGTGGTTCTATCCCAAAACAAGTTGGAAAGTTGTCAATGTTATTGCACTTGAAATTGGGCAAAAATAAATTTGAAGGAAACATTCCTAGTGAGATTGGAGAACTAAAATATATTGAAGATCTTGATCTTAGTGGAAATGTTTTGAATGGAACCATACCAACAATGCTGGGACAGTTAAATTCTTTAGAAACATTGAATCTGTCACATAATAACCTTTCTGGTGTCATTCCCTTTAGTTATGGTGATATGTTAGCCTTGACAATTGTTGATATATCATACAATCAATTGGAGGGTCCGATTCCAAGCATTTTAGCCTTCCAAAAAGCTCCAATTGAAGCATTAAGAAATAACAAAGGCTTGTGTGGTAATGTTTCTGGCCTAATGTCCTGCTCAACATCAACTGGAAAGTTTCATAGTTATAAGACCAAAAAAGTTTTAGTGTTAGTTTTATCCATCACTCTAGGCACTATGTTGTCAGCATTATTTGTTTATGGGATCAAAATATCCTGTCGTTGTTGTCGAGCTTCAAGAACAATCGAATGCAAACCTACTGAAGAGTCACATGATCAAAACCTATTTGCAATATGGAGTTTTGATGGAAAAATGGTGTATGAGAATATTATTGAAGCCACAGAAGAGTTTGACAACAAGCATCTCATTGGGGTTGGAGGACATGGAAGTGTTTACAGAGCAGAGTTGCTTACAGGACAAGTTGTAGCTGTGAAGAAACTTCACTCATTGCAAAATGGAGAAATTTCAAATCTGAAAGCTTTTGCAAGTGAGATCAAAGCTCTAACAGAAATCCGACATCGAAACATTGTCAAGTTGTATGGGTATTGTTCACATCCATTGCATTCGTTTTTGGTTTATGAGTTCTTGGAGAATGGCAGTGTGGACAAGATCTTGAAAGACGATGAGCAAGCAACTAGATTTGATTGGAATAGAAGGGTGAATGTCATTAAGGATGTTGCAAATGCTTTATGCTATATGCATTATGATTGTTCACCTCCTATTGTTCATCGCGATATCTCGAGCAAGAATGTCATTTTGGATTTGGAATATGTAGCTCATGTATCAGACTTCGGAACAGCCAAGTTTCTAAATCCGGATTCGTCCAACTGGACCTCTTTTGTTGGAACATTTGGATACGCTGCTCCAG AACTTGCATACACAATGGAAGTAAGTGAGAAGTGTGATGTGTACAGTTTTGGAGTATTAATCTTGGAAATAGTTTTTGGAAAGCACCCGGGAGATTTTGTATCAACAATGGGGCAATCAAGTGATTTAGGTGTTGAAACTGAGGATCTGTCGTTGATTGATAAGGTGGATAAACGTCTCCCTCATCCTAGGAATGATACTGGGAAAGATTTGGTATCAATTATAAGGATTGCATGTCTTTGCTTGACTGAGAGCCCGCGCTATCGCCCTACAATGGAACATGTTTGTAAGGAGATTGTAATGTCAAAGTCATCTTCAATGGGTTAA
- the LOC127091536 gene encoding MDIS1-interacting receptor like kinase 2 isoform X1, with the protein MSCLLLFSYVFVVMVTLPHAAAQNDDSQVDALLKWKASLDNQSKALLSSWIGNNPCGWEGIRCDNNSKFIYKINLNNMGLRGTLRSLNFSSFPNVRHLALRNNFFYGVVPHNIDKLVNLEKLVLYNNSFFGSIPREIFKLIKLEILNLGDNYISGSICGEIEKLVKLKRLILYNNSIPGSIPREIGFLNQLIELDLSRNLLSGPIPSTIGNLNNLKYLYLYKNNLTGMIPIEVTKLNSLLIIQLSTNNLFGPIPSSIGNLIHLNFLLLAKNNILGPIPSSMGNLVNLSYIDISKNNLSGPIPPSIGNLVNLSFIDLSKNNLSGPIPPSMGNLINLNQIYLFENNLSGSIPSSIGNLINLNDIYLRNNNLSGPIPLTIGNLTKLSSLSLSSNVLSGNIPTEMNRLTNIILLSLGYNNFVGQLPHNICVGGKLKRFTAAENHFTGLVPKSLKNCSNLFRVRLQKNQLTGNITDSFGVYPNLDYIELSDNHFYGHLSPNWGKCQNLTSLKISNNKLTGSIPPELGRATKLHYLNLSSNHLTGRIPKELGNLLSLVQLSISNNRLLGQVPVQIASLQKLYNLDLSSNNLSGSIPKQVGKLSMLLHLKLGKNKFEGNIPSEIGELKYIEDLDLSGNVLNGTIPTMLGQLNSLETLNLSHNNLSGVIPFSYGDMLALTIVDISYNQLEGPIPSILAFQKAPIEALRNNKGLCGNVSGLMSCSTSTGKFHSYKTKKVLVLVLSITLGTMLSALFVYGIKISCRCCRASRTIECKPTEESHDQNLFAIWSFDGKMVYENIIEATEEFDNKHLIGVGGHGSVYRAELLTGQVVAVKKLHSLQNGEISNLKAFASEIKALTEIRHRNIVKLYGYCSHPLHSFLVYEFLENGSVDKILKDDEQATRFDWNRRVNVIKDVANALCYMHYDCSPPIVHRDISSKNVILDLEYVAHVSDFGTAKFLNPDSSNWTSFVGTFGYAAPELAYTMEVSEKCDVYSFGVLILEIVFGKHPGDFVSTMGQSSDLGVETEDLSLIDKVDKRLPHPRNDTGKDLVSIIRIACLCLTESPRYRPTMEHVCKEIVMSKSSSMG; encoded by the exons ATGTCATGTCTTCTTTTGTTCTCTTATGTGTTTGTTGTAATGGTCACATTACCTCATGCTGCAGCACAAAACGATGACAGCCAAGTAGATGCTCTGTTGAAGTGGAAAGCAAGCCTTGACAACCAAAGCAAGGCGTTGCTCTCTTCATGGATTGGAAATAATCCTTGTGGTTGGGAGGGAATCAGATGTGATAATAACTCTAAATTCATCTACAAGATAAATCTCAACAATATGGGATTAAGAGGTACCCTTCGTAGTCTCAATTTCTCATCATTTCCAAATGTCCGCCATTTAGCTTtaagaaacaattttttttatgGAGTTGTTCCACACAATATTGACAAGTTAGTCAACCTCGAGAAACTAGTTCTTTATAATAATAGTTTTTTTGGCTCCATTCCTCGGGAAATTTTCAAGTTGATCAAACTTGAGATTCTAAATCTTGGTGATAATTATATTTCGGGCTCCATTTGTGGTGAAATTGAAAAGTTGGTCAAACTCAAGAGACTAATTCTTTATAATAATAGTATTCCTGGCTCCATTCCTCGAGAAATTGGATTTTTAAACCAACTCATTGAACTTGATTTGTCTCGCAACCTTCTCTCTGGCCCAATCCCTTCAACCATTGGAAACTTGAACAATTTGAAATATCTTTATCTTTATAAAAACAATCTCACTGGTATGATTCCAATTGAAGTCACAAAACTCAATTCTCTTTTAATAATCCAATTGTCGACAAATAACCTCTTCGGACCAATACCATCATCTATAGGTAACTTGATTCATTTGAATTTTCTTTTGCTTGCTAAAAATAACATTTTAGGACCAATCCCTTCATCCATGGGTAATTTGGTTAATTTGAGTTATATTGACATTTCTAAAAATAACCTTTCTGGACCAATCCCCCCATCGATTGGTAATTTGGTTAATTTGAGTTTTATTGACCTTTCCAAAAATAACCTTTCTGGACCAATTCCACCATCTATGGGTaatttgatcaatttgaatcAGATTTACCTTTTCGAAAATAACCTTTCCGGATCAATCCCTTCATCCATCGGTAATTTGATCAATTTGAATGATATTTACCTTAGAAACAATAATCTTTCTGGACCAATTCCTCTGACTATCGGAAATTTGACAAAACTCAGTAGTTTATCACTTTCCTCAAATGTACTAAGTGGCAATATTCCCACTGAAATGAATAGGCTTACCAATATTATACTTTTAAGTCTAGGTTATAATAACTTCGTAGGTCAATTACCTCACAACATTTGTGTTGGTGGAAAGTTGAAAAGGTTCACAGCTGCCGAAAATCATTTTACAGGACTAGTTCCAAAGAGTTTGAAGAACTGTTCCAACCTTTTTAGAGTTAGGCTCCAAAAAAATCAACTAACTGGTAATATAACAGATAGTTTTGGTGTGTATCCAAATTTAGACTACATAGAATTAAGTGATAATCATTTTTATGGCCATCTATCACCAAATTGGGGAAAGTGTCAGAATCTCACAAGCCTAAAAATATCCAATAATAAGTTAACAGGAAGCATTCCACCAGAATTGGGTAGAGCAACAAAATTACATTATCTTAACCTCTCTTCAAACCATCTTACAGGAAGAATTCCAAAGGAGCTAGGCAACTTACTTTCATTGGTCCAACTCTCAATAAGTAACAATCGTCTTTTAGGACAAGTTCCTGTACAAATTGCTTCATTGCAGAAATTGTATAACTTGGATCTTTCATCAAACAATTTAAGTGGTTCTATCCCAAAACAAGTTGGAAAGTTGTCAATGTTATTGCACTTGAAATTGGGCAAAAATAAATTTGAAGGAAACATTCCTAGTGAGATTGGAGAACTAAAATATATTGAAGATCTTGATCTTAGTGGAAATGTTTTGAATGGAACCATACCAACAATGCTGGGACAGTTAAATTCTTTAGAAACATTGAATCTGTCACATAATAACCTTTCTGGTGTCATTCCCTTTAGTTATGGTGATATGTTAGCCTTGACAATTGTTGATATATCATACAATCAATTGGAGGGTCCGATTCCAAGCATTTTAGCCTTCCAAAAAGCTCCAATTGAAGCATTAAGAAATAACAAAGGCTTGTGTGGTAATGTTTCTGGCCTAATGTCCTGCTCAACATCAACTGGAAAGTTTCATAGTTATAAGACCAAAAAAGTTTTAGTGTTAGTTTTATCCATCACTCTAGGCACTATGTTGTCAGCATTATTTGTTTATGGGATCAAAATATCCTGTCGTTGTTGTCGAGCTTCAAGAACAATCGAATGCAAACCTACTGAAGAGTCACATGATCAAAACCTATTTGCAATATGGAGTTTTGATGGAAAAATGGTGTATGAGAATATTATTGAAGCCACAGAAGAGTTTGACAACAAGCATCTCATTGGGGTTGGAGGACATGGAAGTGTTTACAGAGCAGAGTTGCTTACAGGACAAGTTGTAGCTGTGAAGAAACTTCACTCATTGCAAAATGGAGAAATTTCAAATCTGAAAGCTTTTGCAAGTGAGATCAAAGCTCTAACAGAAATCCGACATCGAAACATTGTCAAGTTGTATGGGTATTGTTCACATCCATTGCATTCGTTTTTGGTTTATGAGTTCTTGGAGAATGGCAGTGTGGACAAGATCTTGAAAGACGATGAGCAAGCAACTAGATTTGATTGGAATAGAAGGGTGAATGTCATTAAGGATGTTGCAAATGCTTTATGCTATATGCATTATGATTGTTCACCTCCTATTGTTCATCGCGATATCTCGAGCAAGAATGTCATTTTGGATTTGGAATATGTAGCTCATGTATCAGACTTCGGAACAGCCAAGTTTCTAAATCCGGATTCGTCCAACTGGACCTCTTTTGTTGGAACATTTGGATACGCTGCTCCAG AACTTGCATACACAATGGAAGTAAGTGAGAAGTGTGATGTGTACAGTTTTGGAGTATTAATCTTGGAAATAGTTTTTGGAAAGCACCCGGGAGATTTTGTATCAACAATGGGGCAATCAAGTGATTTAGGTGTTGAAACTGAGGATCTGTCGTTGATTGATAAGGTGGATAAACGTCTCCCTCATCCTAGGAATGATACTGGGAAAGATTTGGTATCAATTATAAGGATTGCATGTCTTTGCTTGACTGAGAGCCCGCGCTATCGCCCTACAATGGAACATGTTTGTAAGGAGATTGTAATGTCAAAGTCATCTTCAATGGGTTAA